One Lactobacillus sp. ESL0785 DNA window includes the following coding sequences:
- a CDS encoding deoxynucleoside kinase, whose protein sequence is MTVIVLSGPIGAGKSSLTSILADYLGTKPFYESVDNNPVLPLFYADPKKYAFLLQVFFLNTRFRSIKNALTEDNNVLDRSIYEDALFFQMNADIGRATQEEVDTYYELLHNMMSELTHMPKKNPDLLVHINVSYETMIKRIQKRGRPYEQLSYDATLEDYYKRLLRYYKPWYDDYDYSPKMTIDGDELDFMTDEQARETVLNQIVAKLKEVGKLPASWDKSTKISISE, encoded by the coding sequence ATGACAGTTATTGTTTTAAGCGGGCCAATTGGAGCCGGTAAATCCAGTTTAACCAGTATTTTAGCAGATTACTTAGGAACTAAACCCTTTTATGAAAGTGTTGACAACAATCCCGTCTTACCACTTTTTTATGCGGATCCTAAAAAATATGCCTTTTTATTACAAGTATTTTTCTTAAACACTCGTTTTCGTAGTATCAAAAATGCCCTCACAGAGGACAACAACGTTTTGGACCGGTCAATTTACGAAGATGCTCTTTTCTTCCAGATGAACGCCGATATTGGTCGAGCAACTCAAGAAGAAGTTGACACTTATTATGAATTGCTACACAACATGATGAGTGAACTTACCCATATGCCAAAGAAAAATCCAGACTTATTAGTTCACATCAATGTTTCATACGAGACGATGATTAAGCGAATTCAAAAACGTGGCCGGCCATACGAGCAACTTAGCTATGATGCAACTCTTGAGGACTACTACAAACGACTTTTACGCTATTACAAACCATGGTATGACGACTATGACTACTCACCAAAAATGACAATTGACGGTGATGAACTCGATTTTATGACTGATGAACAAGCACGTGAAACAGTTTTAAATCAAATTGTTGCTAAATTAAAAGAAGTTGGTAAATTACCTGCATCTTGGGATAAATCAACTAAAATCTCAATTTCTGAGTAA
- a CDS encoding amino acid ABC transporter permease, protein MNYISAIVPSLIQGAQMTLTLFCWTLIISIPLGIIISLGLISKIKPLQLFLKFYVWIMRGTPLLLQLIFVFYGLPIIGVIFQRYDAALFAFILNYAAYFAEIFRGGFQAIPKGQYESARVLRLTKMQTLRHIVIPQVIKIVIPSIGNEVINLVKDTSLVYVIGLGDLLRAGNVATARDVTLVPLVLVGIIYLAMTGIASYLLKKIENSYSKWK, encoded by the coding sequence ATGAATTACATTTCTGCCATCGTCCCGTCTTTAATTCAAGGGGCACAGATGACATTAACCCTATTTTGTTGGACATTAATCATTTCTATTCCTTTAGGAATCATCATTAGCTTGGGACTTATTTCCAAAATTAAACCCCTACAATTATTTTTAAAATTTTATGTTTGGATTATGCGTGGAACCCCACTATTGTTACAATTAATCTTCGTCTTTTATGGCTTACCAATTATTGGAGTTATTTTTCAGCGTTATGATGCAGCATTATTTGCTTTTATTTTAAACTATGCCGCTTACTTTGCTGAAATTTTCCGAGGTGGCTTTCAGGCAATACCCAAAGGACAATATGAAAGTGCCCGTGTGTTAAGACTGACAAAAATGCAAACTCTCAGGCATATTGTCATTCCCCAAGTTATCAAAATTGTCATTCCATCAATTGGTAACGAAGTTATCAACTTAGTCAAAGATACTTCACTTGTCTATGTGATTGGTCTTGGTGATCTATTACGTGCTGGTAACGTTGCTACAGCCAGAGACGTTACCTTAGTACCACTTGTATTAGTTGGTATTATCTACCTAGCAATGACAGGAATTGCATCCTATTTATTGAAAAAGATCGAAAACAGCTACTCAAAATGGAAATAA
- a CDS encoding amino acid ABC transporter ATP-binding protein — translation MLELKNITKKFGQRTILDKVNLTIPSGQILAIVGPSGAGKTTLLRCLSGLESINSGNFLWDGTEFNPINPTNSNQIIGVVFQDYQLFPNLTVMENIILAPTLALKENKDAAKKQAQELLTRLNLTGKEQLYPAQLSGGQQQRVAIARALAMKPKILCYDEPTSALDPALRGTVAEIILKLKCEEQMTQIIVTHDMDFANEVADKTFTVTDLSQKEIK, via the coding sequence ATGTTGGAACTCAAAAATATTACCAAAAAATTTGGTCAAAGAACTATTTTAGATAAAGTTAATTTAACCATTCCAAGCGGACAAATTTTAGCAATTGTAGGGCCATCAGGTGCAGGTAAAACCACTTTATTGCGGTGTTTGAGCGGCCTAGAGAGTATTAATTCTGGCAATTTTTTATGGGATGGTACAGAATTTAACCCAATTAATCCTACTAACAGTAACCAAATCATCGGAGTCGTTTTCCAAGATTATCAATTATTTCCTAATTTAACGGTTATGGAAAATATTATCTTAGCACCCACTTTAGCTCTTAAGGAAAATAAAGATGCTGCTAAAAAGCAAGCTCAAGAATTACTTACCCGCCTTAATTTAACAGGAAAAGAGCAGCTTTATCCTGCACAACTTTCTGGTGGTCAACAACAACGGGTAGCTATTGCACGCGCTTTAGCAATGAAGCCTAAAATTCTCTGCTATGATGAACCAACCTCAGCTCTTGATCCCGCATTACGCGGAACAGTTGCTGAAATTATTTTAAAATTAAAATGCGAAGAACAAATGACTCAGATTATCGTAACTCACGATATGGATTTTGCTAACGAAGTCGCTGATAAAACCTTTACCGTAACTGATCTTAGCCAAAAGGAGATAAAGTAA
- a CDS encoding amino acid ABC transporter substrate-binding protein, with translation MKRKNLFSFILIFVCSLILSGCSGVSVGKRANQTDNWQRLEKRGYVTIGVDDTFVPMGFRQKNGQLIGYDVDLAKAVFKLYGMQVSFQTIDWSMNTTELKNGTIDLIWNGFSKTPQRKSKVAFSKTYLYSEQLLVTKRKNHINSYADMTGKTLGAQTGSSGFNDIMAQPKLLKNRIKGHDPVLYDSFTNAFIDLNAGRIQGLLIDSTYANYYIARQKHPEEFNEIHGPFPKDAFGVGMRKSDVTLRHKIDAGLDKLAKNGTLNKINHKWFGNNAQTPLLH, from the coding sequence TTGAAACGCAAAAATTTATTTTCTTTCATATTAATATTCGTTTGTAGCCTAATTTTATCTGGCTGCAGTGGTGTTTCTGTTGGTAAGCGTGCCAATCAAACTGATAATTGGCAACGATTAGAAAAGCGCGGCTACGTCACAATCGGCGTCGACGATACCTTTGTGCCAATGGGTTTTCGTCAAAAAAATGGTCAATTAATTGGTTATGATGTTGATCTTGCCAAAGCAGTTTTTAAATTATATGGTATGCAAGTCAGTTTTCAAACAATTGATTGGTCAATGAATACTACTGAACTTAAAAATGGCACCATTGACCTTATTTGGAACGGTTTTAGTAAAACGCCGCAACGCAAATCAAAAGTAGCTTTCAGTAAGACCTACTTATATAGCGAACAATTACTAGTAACTAAACGAAAAAATCATATTAATTCTTATGCTGATATGACTGGAAAAACACTGGGTGCTCAAACTGGATCTTCAGGCTTCAACGATATTATGGCTCAACCCAAACTGCTAAAAAATCGAATTAAAGGACATGATCCTGTCCTCTATGACTCCTTCACAAATGCTTTTATTGACCTTAATGCCGGCCGAATTCAGGGACTCCTAATTGATAGTACTTATGCCAATTATTATATTGCTCGTCAAAAACATCCAGAAGAGTTTAACGAAATTCATGGACCTTTCCCTAAAGATGCTTTCGGCGTAGGTATGCGTAAAAGTGATGTTACTTTGCGGCACAAAATTGACGCTGGCTTAGATAAACTAGCCAAAAATGGCACACTTAATAAGATTAATCACAAATGGTTTGGTAATAATGCACAAACGCCTTTACTACATTAA